A genomic stretch from Pochonia chlamydosporia 170 chromosome 4, whole genome shotgun sequence includes:
- a CDS encoding endosome-associated ubiquitin isopeptidase (AmsH) (similar to Cordyceps militaris CM01 XP_006665681.1) → MNTRSGMRPARPQSVKELVAQAENFTFNANIPFKHWTRAAETLYQEASFALSDGDYGRAYMMLYRHSVLVLKCLQTHPQFKDPESRRAFRPLSKRIDRVIADLEEIKPLINDEYAEWERMTPADSKPSKQSQQKPPSSYGDFAARDPSLSGNATVLDASENQELAVELAQKELARRDTVRQANRQARVYGDTILSPRFGDGQRVELDLQSQMEAARRATDSSQRDRYDHDSRRTAPSSHRDAIPQSYAYPSISKSRPVQFDESSHKPLLPPNLPPPSRPPKEHVYPPRESSYTTRHELPAVPDKVPGEDLYTPSYSRYEVVTSQPPVPPKRAQDGPPLPKKERLAFKPGAYLENGDPIRSVFLPSKLRASFLSLAAENTRKGLEMCGILCGTPVNNALFVRCLLIPDQKCTSDTCETENESAIFDYCAGEDLMVLGWIHTHPTQTCFMSSRDLHTHAGYQVMMPESIAIVCAPRFTPSYGIFRLTHPPGLDHILDCRQSETFHQHSIDNLYRETEHPNGHVYESDRMPFDIKDLRTK, encoded by the exons ATGAATACCAGGTCAGGCATGAGGCCAGCGCGGCCGCAAAGCGTGAAGGAGCTTGTCGCCCAAGCTGAAAACTTCACCTTTAACGCGAATATCCCCTTCAAACACTGGACCAGAGCCGCAGAGACTTTGTACCAAGAG GCTTCATTCGCCCTGTCCGACGGAGACTATGGTCGAGCTTATATGATGCTGTACCGACACTCAGTGCTGGTCCTAAAATGCCTTCAGACGCATCCTCAATTCAAAGACCCCGAAAGTCGCAGAGCATTCCGACCTCTTTCGAAGCGAATAGACCGTGTGATTGCTGACCTCGAAGAAATCAAACCCCTAATCAACGACGAATACGCAGAATGGGAAAGAATGACACCTGCAGACTCGAAACCGTCGAAACAAAGCCAACAAAAACCACCTTCGAGCTACGGGGATTTTGCAGCTCGTGACCCCAGTCTAAGCGGCAATGCGACCGTTCTGGACGCATCCGAGAATCAAGAACTGGCCGTAGAGCTGGCACAGAAAGAGTTGGCTCGGCGAGATACAGTTCGACAAGCGAACAGACAAGCCCGAGTTTATGGAGACACCATTCTCTCGCCTCGCTTCGGCGATGGACAGAGGGTCGAATTGGACCTTCAAAGTCAAATGGAGGCTGCCCGAAGAGCTACGGACTCATCTCAGCGAGATCGATACGACCACGACAGCCGCAGAACAGCGCCTTCATCGCACAGAGATGCGATTCCACAATCGTATGCGTACCCGTCGATATCGAAGTCGCGGCCCGTCCAATTTGACGAATCCTCCCACAAGCCATTATTACCACCCAATTTGCCTCCACCCAGCCGCCCGCCCAAAGAACATGTATATCCTCCCAGAGAGTCATCCTATACAACTCGACACGAATTACCGGCCGTCCCGGATAAGGTTCCTGGAGAGGATTTGTATACACCATCCTACTCAAGATACGAAGTGGTGACGAGTCAACCTCCTGTTCCTCCAAAACGAGCACAAGATGGCCCGCCCCTCCCTAAGAAAGAAAGACTTGCATTCAAGCCAGGGGCATATCTTGAAAATGGAGACCCAATTCGCTCCGTATTTCTTCCTAGTAAGCTTCGAGCTTCATTTTTGAGCCTGGCAGCAGAAAATACAAGGAAGGGCCTGGAAATGTGCGGCATCTTGTGCGGGACACCAGTTAATAATGCATTGTTCGTGCGGTGCTTGCTCATTCCAGACCAAAAATGCACATCTGACACATGCGAAACGGAAAACGAAAGCGCAATATTCGATTACTGCGCCGGGGAGGACTTGATGGTGTTGGGCTGGATTCACACGCATCCGACACAGACATGTTTTATGAGCTCTCGAGATTTGCATACACACGCTGGGTACCAGGTTATGATGCCAGAGAGTATTGCCATAGTTTGTGCGCCAAGATTTACTCCATC ATATGGTATATTCCGACTCACACATCCGCCTGGTTTGGACCACATTTTGGACTGTAGGCAATCGGAAACGTTTCACCAACATTCGATTGACAACCTGTATCGGGAGACCGAACATCCAAACGGCCATGTTTATGAAAGCGACAGGATGCCATTCGACATTAAGGACCTTCGCACGAAATAA
- a CDS encoding ribosomal RNA adenine methylase transferase (similar to Beauveria bassiana ARSEF 2860 XP_008596543.1) has translation MLHVRSKVTTTKTKAAKSKTEVTKPKAKRARSKPAKEPTDDSIAKTKPTSPMLAVTSDIARKLNLTGVWKKRQGGGKKATAIEPRRVNIVSEGLCDDIIQYIGPSLERHRGCDLVDLNPGAGVWSRKLHDFLQPRKHVMMDLDAELYNPFLDDLLSKENVELIPKSGLVWKDLFEMIRTRLPDQREVVENEAPSRNDTLLVTANLSMFPKKSFHGFDSISTMVLYQFMSSISTSTLFQRYGLVRMLIWVNDEDKKRLLPRSINRRKKSAFEAELSCEWVHEVAGLDAEVQDRNALRDEWINIESACKTIERMKAGGLSMPKGRETLMYAKLQAEPELQGRELAGVRPPTLSRPFKLELEALEQENPESSESAKRLKALRQREKYDQEDALMYLELLQEREAVQKLAASSPAKFEKANADWNDKIDNLKKNARNEFNGLKDSYHLFRQPTPSLLWDRRAYEPLSAKGEEFFPNAPTALLDIQPKTMHPVFKQHGPNSTRSGDMSEVMLRFWFHHTLVPIHKAMEGVWGGFGELITECPSVRDLARGGTPMTGHGALSVRAMNEEQWAEIMEAWMNWPFRPSYTQMLGRLVEDGDGEGDEDDGKSAAMGLMV, from the exons ATGCTCCATGTCCGCAGCAAGGTAACAACCACCAAGACGAAGGCGGCCAAATCCAAGACAGAGGTGACAAAGCCCAAAGCGAAACGAGCAAGGTCCAAGCCCGCAAAGGAGCCTACGGATGACTCAATTGCAAAGACAAAACCGACATCTCCAATGCTTGCTGTGACTAGCGACATTGCGCGCAAACTGAACCTTACCGGCGTGTGGAAGAAGAGACAAGGTGGCGGGAAGAAGGCCACTGCGATTGAGCCTCGCAGAGTCAATATAGTGAGCGAAGGCTTGTGCG ACGACATCATCCAGTACATTGGCCCTTCACTCGAGCGACACCGAGGATGCGATCTCGTCGATTTGAACCCCGGAGCAGGAGTATGGAGCCGGAAGCTCCATGACTTCTTACAGCCTCGCAAACATGTCATGATGGATCTCGATGCCGAGCTATACAACCCGTTTCTCGACGATCTCCTCTCCAAAGAGAATGTCGAGCTGATACCGAAGTCTGGCCTAGTGTGGAAAGATCTCTTTGAAATGATTCGCACGCGACTGCCAGATCAGCGAGAGGTGGTGGAAAACGAGGCCCCTAGCCGCAACGACACGCTTCTTGTCACGGCCAACTTGTCCATGTTTCCGAAAAAGTCGTTTCACGGTTTCGACAGCATAAGTACCATGGTTTTGTACCAATTCATGTCGAGTATATCCACATCCACCCTATTTCAGCGCTATGGACTGGTCCGAATGCTCATATGGGTCAATGATGAGGATAAGAAAAGATTGCTCCCACGCTCGATCAATCGCCGAAAGAAAAGTGCGTTCGAGGCCGAGTTATCGTGCGAATGGGTCCATGAAGTTGCCGGCTTGGATGCAGAGGTGCAGGACCGCAATGCGCTTCGTGACGAATGGATCAACATTGAGTCTGCTTGCAAGACGATAGAAAGGATGAAGGCTGGTGGGTTGTCTATGCCCAAAGGACGCGAGACGCTAATGTACGCCAAATTGCAAGCCGAGCCAGAACTCCAGGGACGGGAGCTAGCCGGTGTCCGCCCGCCTACATTGAGCCGGCCATTTAAGTTGGAACTCgaagcacttgagcaggAGAATCCAGAATCAAGCGAGTCTGCAAAAAGACTAAAAGCGCTACGGCAGCGTGAAAAGTACGACCAAGAGGACGCACTCATGTATTTGGAGCTTCTCCAGGAAAGAGAAGCAGTACAAAAGTTGGCGGCATCCTCACCCGCAAAGTTTGAAAAGGCCAACGCAGATTGGAACGACAAGATTGACAATCTCAAAAAGAATGCGCGCAACGAGTTCAACGGACTAAAGGATAGCTACCACCTTTTTCGACAGCCAACGCCGTCATTACTCTGGGACAGAAGGGCGTACGAACCGCTCTCTGCAAAGGGGGAAGAATTCTTTCCCAATGCGCCGACAGCACTGCTCGATATCCAGCCAAAGACCATGCATCCCGTCTTTAAGCAGCACGGCCCAAATAGTACGCGCTCAGGGGACATGTCAGAGGTAATGCTGCGATTCTGGTTCCACCATACCTTGGTGCCTATCCATAAGGCCATGGAGGGAGTGTGGGGTGGTTTTGGAGAGTTGATTACGGAATGTCCTAGTGTGAGGGATCTGGCTCGCGGCGGTACGCCCATGACTGGACATGGGGCGCTTTCTGTGCGGGCGATGAATGAGGAGCAGTGGGCGGAGATTATGGAGGCGTGGATGAACTGGCCTTTTAGACCGAGTTATACGCAGATGCTGGGGAGGTTGGTGGAAGACGGTGATGGGGAgggcgatgaggacgatggcAAGTCCGCTGCTATGGGATTGATGGTTTAA
- a CDS encoding vacuolar protein sorting-associated protein VPS4 (similar to Aspergillus terreus NIH2624 XP_001208910.1) codes for MSTNFRDRAIAEVQKAIAADHAKEYQKAFDLYMSSMELWVKALKWEKNKALKATMQEKMATYLDRAEKLKQFLQSEADTNANGGKSLMGANGATTGKGKGAPEDDDSKKLRNALSGAILQERPNVRWEDIAGLEGAKETLKEAVVLPIKFPSLFQGKRQAWKGILLYGPPGTGKSYLAKAVATEANSTFFSISSSDLVSKWMGESERLVKALFSMARENKPSVIFIDEIDALCGPRGEGESEASRRIKTEILVQMDGVGNDSKGILVLGATNIPWQLDAAIRRRFQRRVHIGLPDLNGRARMFKLAVGDTDTALQAGDYNTLANKSDGFSGSDIANVVQHALMRPVRKILQATHFKAVMKDGKRMLTPCSPGDPEKIEMTYDGVNSDELLAPDVSLKDFEMALEDSHPTVSKEDIEKQIDWTNEFGSEGA; via the exons ATGTCGACCAACTTCCGCGACCGGGCTATAGCCGAGGTCCAGAAAGCTATTGCTGCCGACCATGCCAAAGAATACCAAAAGGCGTTCGACCTTTACATGTCCAGCATGGAGTTATGGGTCAAGGCCCTGAAGTGggagaagaacaaggctCTCAAGGCAACGATGCAGGAGAAGATGGCGACGTATCTTGATCGCGCCGAAAAGCTCAAGCAATTCTTACAGTCTGAGGCCGACACGAATGCCAACGGCGGCAAGTCTCTCATGGGTGCAAATGGTGCAACTACCGGCAAGGGTAAAGGTGCTCCGGAGGACGATGACAGCAAAAAGCTCAGAAATGCCTTGTCTGGAGCCATCCTGCAAGAACGACCAAACGTTCGGTGGGAGGATATCGCCGGTTTAGAGGGTGCAAAGGAGACTCTTAAGGAGGCCGTCGTGTTGCCCATCAAGTTTCCCAGTTTGTTCCAGGGCAAACGTCAGGCGTGGAAGGGTATTCTGCTCTACGGGCCTCCAGGTACCGGAAAAAGTTATCTTGCCAAAGCCGTAGCAACGGAGGCCAACAGTACATTCTTTAGTATTAGCAGCTCAGACTTGGTGAGCAAGTGGATGGGTGAAAGTGAAAG ACTCGTAAAGGCTCTCTTCTCCATGGCTAGAGAGAACAAGCCGTCAGTCATCTTCATTGATGAAATCGACGCTCTGTGCGGACCCCGTGGCGAAGGTGAATCCGAAGCTTCTCGACGTATCAAGACCGAAATCCTTGTCCAAATGGACGGTGTGGGCAATGACAGCAAAGGCATACTTGTTTTAGGCGCTACCAATATTccttggcaacttgatgCTGCCATTCGTCGACGATTCCAAAGACGAGTACACATCGGCCTCCCGGACCTGAACGGCAGGGCAAGAATGTTCAAGCTTGCCGTTGGCGATACAGACACTGCTTTACAAGCCGGAGATTACAACACTCTTGCCAATAAATCAGACGGATTCTCCGGTAGTGATATTGCCAACGTAGTACAACATGCTCTGATGCGCCCTGTCCGCAAAATTCTGCAAGCTACCCATTTCAAAGCT GTCATGAAAGATGGAAAGCGAATGTTGACGCCCTGCTCACCTGGCGATCCAGAAAAAATCGAAATGACTTATGACGGCGTCAATTCGGATGAACTTCTGGCGCCTGATGTCTCCCTGAAGGACTTTGAGATGGCTCTGGAGGATTCGCATCCTACAGTGTCCAAGGAGGATATTGAGAAGCAAATCGACTGGACCAACGAATTCGGAAGTGAAGGCGCTTGA
- a CDS encoding prefoldin subunit 6 (similar to Metarhizium acridum CQMa 102 XP_007806546.1), whose product MADVQAKLQALSDEYQKLQQDLQNTVTSRQKLQSQQQENAGVYKEFENLGEGETIYKLMGPVLLKQDKVEAESTVKGRLDFIAGEVTRLEGQIKESQEKLEKKKAEIIQIQSSAQAAAGGNAPPQGQ is encoded by the exons ATGGCCGACGTTCAGGCTAAGCTTCAAGCTTTGTCTGACGAATATCAGAAACTGCAGCAGG ATCTTCAAAACACTGTAACGTCAAGGCAAAAGCtccaaagccaacagcagGAGAACGCTGGTGTCTACAAG GAGTTTGAGAATTTGGGAGAGGGTGAAACCATCTACAAGCTCATGGGACCCGTACTTCTGAAGCAAGACAAAGTTGAGGCAGAAAGCACCGTCAAAGGACGTCTGGATTTTATCGCCGGTGAAGT GACAAGATTGGAGGGCCAGATCAAGGAAAGTCAGGaaaagctggagaagaagaaggcagaaaTCATTCAGATCCAATCTTCTGCTCAAGCCGCTGCAGGAGGAAACGCGCCTCCACAAGGACAATAG